A genomic window from Coccinella septempunctata chromosome 9, icCocSept1.1, whole genome shotgun sequence includes:
- the LOC123320861 gene encoding putative cystathionine gamma-lyase 2, producing MSGDSFLPLQEEFATVAIHEAQEPEQWSCMEVVTPISTSTTFKQKGPADFKKYEYGRSGNPTRDVLEKVIAKLENGKYGFCFSSGLGANTTLLGLLKSGDHILCINDVYGGTNRLFTKVASRFGIETSFTEIEADSFEKNLRKNTKMIWIETPTNPTLQVCDIRRVADISKKNNVILVVDNTFLTPYFQKPLMLGADIVVHSLTKYMNGHSDVVMGAAVSSNEELAKEIKFLQNAMGTVPSPFDCYQVLRSLKTLALRMKQHSESSLHIAKYLEGHPKIESVIHPGLPSHPQYELTKRQTSGHSGMLSFYIKGDLDSSKKFLQSLRIFTLAESLGGYESLAELPVLMTHSSVPAEQRAILRITDNLIRLSVGLEDVGSLVGDLEQALAAI from the coding sequence GGTCGTTACCCCAATCTCAACATCCACGACATTCAAACAGAAAGGTCCTGCCGATTTCAAGAAATACGAATACGGTAGAAGTGGAAATCCCACCAGAGACGTTTTGGAGAAGGTTATCGCAAAACTGGAAAATGGCAAATATGGATTTTGTTTCAGTTCCGGTTTGGGGGCGAACACTACACTGCTTGGATTACTGAAATCTGGAGATCACATACTTTGTATCAACGATGTTTATGGCGGAACTAATAGGTTGTTCACCAAAGTTGCTAGTAGGTTCGGAATAGAAACAAGCTTTACTGAGATAGAAGCAGACAGTTTCGAGAAGAATCTGAggaaaaataccaaaatgatATGGATTGAAACGCCTACTAATCCTACCCTGCAGGTATGTGATATACGAAGAGTGGCGGACATCTCCAAAAAAAATAATGTAATTCTAGTAGTTGATAATACGTTCTTAACACCATATTTTCAAAAACCTTTGATGTTGGGAGCAGATATTGTAGTACATTCACTTACTAAATACATGAATGGCCATTCTGACGTCGTCATGGGAGCGGCTGTATCTAGCAATGAAGAGTTAGCTAAGGAAATAAAATTCCTCCAAAATGCCATGGGTACCGTGCCATCTCCTTTCGACTGTTATCAGGTGTTACGAAGCTTGAAGACACTTGCCTTGAGAATGAAACAACATTCTGAGAGTTCTCTTCATATAGCGAAGTATTTGGAAGGTCATCCAAAAATTGAAAGTGTGATACACCCTGGTTTGCCTAGCCATCCCCAGTATGAATTGACTAAACGTCAAACTAGTGGACATAGTGGAATGCTTTCTTTTTATATAAAGGGTGACCTAGATTCCtcgaaaaaatttctacaatcTCTTAGGATATTCACCCTAGCTGAGAGTTTAGGAGGTTATGAAAGTTTGGCTGAATTACCAGTTCTTATGACCCATTCTTCAGTACCGGCAGAGCAGAGGGCAATATTGAGAATCACAGATAATTTGATAAGGCTGTCTGTTGGTTTGGAGGATGTAGGAAGTCTTGTGGGTGATTTGGAACAAGCATTAGCTGCTATATAA